The sequence aaaaataatttataaatcttgtaaaaaatattttgatgcgtgaaaaataaaaatcaagtaattataaacagttttaagtgatataaattaagatatgataaaattgatttgttttgaagatagatgagtggaagtagtgtatcattatattctttggtttaggagtttggcaaacatatgttgtagtattgtatgtattgttagggttagatcttggaaaactaaaatgtttttttcaaaaattagttttcaccaatatgtgtttatttctgtgtatagtaaacacttttcaagtttgatttgattttatgaagtgtttaattagataaataagtttaggggttatgtttagggtgtggacgacttatatttcagtcgtctgttgaataatttacacggacgacgtatatttcagtcgtccacatcgtaccgaacctttaattttaccaatgtacgttttaacctaaccggatcatttaccGGACATATAAAAGCTATTTTTTTCACTATTTCACAATTTTACGAAACCCTAGCGCCGTTTCTCTCCAACggcgatttcgaaggcgatAAGACGAAAACCCTACCGTGGTCGTGTTCCGCCGTTATCTTCGCCGGTAATCTCTCCGATTACGACGAATCTCGTTTCTCCTTCATGCCGTAGAGTATTTTCGTAGTTTAAACTGACCGTCTGCTtctttttttcagatctgaaatctCGTTTGCCAAACTCCGCCGCCGGTATGTTATTTCTCATGTATTAAGGCGTTTAGCCGCCGGAAAAACcctaaatattttagtattgatTCTTCTTTTCCCTTCGATTTGCAGATCTGTAACGGCTTGGGGCCACATCTTCTCCGACCATATCTTCTCGGACAATATATTCTCCAACTGTAAGTCATTCGTCTtttgtttaaaagattttgaGATTGTTGTAGTCTTTTACTGAAAGATtacccagacgacttcctggaagtcgtctggaagtcttctataGCATTTAGCATAGTGCGCAACCTATGTGTTTGAGATGGTTGTTTGAGATGGTTGTTTGTGATTATTTGCAGGCCTTTAAATGGATTTACCAGAATTCCCGCCGAGGATGTTTACATTAGGAGAAGAGCCTGATGCAATCAGGAGCATTTCGTATCATTCTGATGACACGAAGTTGTTTAAAGCTCTATGTGATTGTCTCACAGCTGACGAATATGAGGATCTGAAGGCGTCGAAGTTAGGAGTGTTCATCAAATTCAAGGAGATTGACTTTGGTTGGACTTCAAGGCTGGTACATTTTATGCTCTCTTTCCAGCTAGACATCAAGAAGAAGTTTGAGCTCTGGAGTCTTGTCGTTTCACAACttgtgaggttttcactgatAGAGTTTGAATACCTCACTGGGCTGAACTGCGATTACATCAAGGACCTGGAAAATCCAAGGTGTGAGGTTACGACGGAGATGGCTGCTTTCTGGGAGAAGATGCGTGTTGATATCGATACTGGGCCAAGTATTGATCAGATAACAGAAGCATTTTACAACAGCGACGAgtggtctcgggatgatcgcaTGCGGCTGGGATACCTTGCCATCTACGCAGGGTACATCGAAGGGAAAAAGTTCTCATCCGCTACATCAGCTAGTcttgcaaggctagtgatggatttagaaaaatttgagaattatccatgggggagagtggcgtttaaggtgctgatggattCTCTGAAGGCAAAAGACTTGACGCAAACTGGTTACACTGTTGATGGGTTCATACAAGTGCTCCAAGTGTGGGCGTACTATGCTCTACCAGAATTGGGTGCTAATTATGGGTCTCCCGTACCAAACAGACCGTCTCCACTGTTGCTGGCTTACAAGGGTGGCAAAAGACAACGCAAATTTTTTAAGGCTGCTATCAATAAACAGGTACTTAACTTCACTCCTAAGACTTCTCATACGACCTAAAGTTAAGTCGTGTGGAAGTCATCCAACAAAAGAccactcagacgacttacttataagtcgtctgagtggtctttttgttggaagactttcagacgacttaactttaagtcgtctgtgATCAAAAtacttctcagacgacttaactttaagtcgtctgtgAACAAAAtacttctcagacgacttaactaagtttatatcttttatttattgcagACTATCGTGAAGAACTTCGTTCAGAAggattttgatgaaatgtttccaaaatgggacGGAGACGTAGATGACCCTGCCGCGGATAACATAATTAAAGTCATGTTTAATGATCCTGGATGGGAGTGGACCATGGAATGCTGGCCAGTCACCGGTACTCGCAAGGTTGTGAAGATGGAAGTGATTCCAGTGAAGAATGAAGTGAGTCCCGTGAAGTCAGAGAGTGTTGTGAAGGAAGAAAGTAtcagacctcggaagaaagctcgtaaagggTCTTCTGTTTCTGCTGAGAAACCTGCGGCGGGTAGTGAAGGTCAGCAGATTGAAAAGACCTTGAAGGACATATCTGATGCCATTAATCTTGGCTTTGGGACGTGTCTTAAGGAGCTCAAATTACTGGCGGATAGGAttgaagctgtggagaagaaggtgggaATCACCAACAGAGGGGGTTCATCTGATGATCGTCAACTTACAACCACTTCAAATCCACCAAAACCTGTTGACGAACCAGGGGTTAGTACCAAAACCTCTCCCAAAATTGCAGAGAAGAGAGTCACTAGGCAATGTGTTAGGAAGAGTCAGGACTGATGTGATTTGTTTCTTGTGTGCTTTGAtgaacatgtgtgctttgtttctaGTGTGCTTTGATGAACCACTGTATGCCTTGATTCtgaacatgtgtgctttgtttctaGTGTGAATTTGATCTTTGCTGTAAGGGCTTTTgttaatagtttttaaacacACTGTGAACTCGAaattgcagagtgaaagtgtgAATGGGGCGAAAGCAGGACAGAAGGAAGCCAAAGAACCGAGTCTTACTACAGAACCGAGTTCCTCGAGAGAGCTCTGTCTTGTGAGTCCTGCAGACGACTTACCGAGAGAAGATCCTAGCCTTCTTATATTGGACAAACAAGTTTCGACCGCTTCAGATTTACTCGTTGAAGAAGCTAGAAGGCAGACAAACAAGGAGACTGCTTTGGTGAATCTCCGTAAAAAAAGTGTGCGAGAAAGGAAGCTTGCTCCCACACAGCAAACTCCTTTTAAGGGAAACAGCACTGCCAAACAgatcattccaaacaaacaGGTTGGCGGAGGCTATGATCCTTTTGCACCCATTGACAAGATGAAGTCGAAGGAGCTCACTGCATGGGTGCAAAAAGATCCGTAAGTTGCTGTTAAAAATATGCTTActtatatttgattaaaaaaagcttccatttgattatttacattttgtgtttgcagttcTTATAAACTGCCTCTGAAAAAAAAACCACGTAGATGTCGAAGTCGATTCTATCAGGTCCTCCGAACCCCCTTAGAATGGCTAACCGaccatgtaagtcttctgctattTTCTTACTcttatataagtcgtctggtagttaTCTGGTACTTTTCTGATttgtataagtcgtctgtgagtCGTCTGTGAGTTGTCTGTCAGTCGTCTATGAGTCGtctataagtcgtctggtagttaTCTTACGTAAGTCGTCTGTAAGTCGTCTCTAAGTCGTCTCTAGGGATGGCAATTAAGGACCTGGACCGCGGGCCTGGCCCGTAAAGGCTTGCTGCGGGGCGGGATTGGGCCTCCATTTGGATAGCCCGCAAAATTGCGGGCCTCGCGGGACGGGTTCAAAGCAGGACGGGTCAAAAGCGGGACGGGTCAAAAGCGGGACGGGTCGAAAACGGGATGAGCTTAACCCGCGGGATTTTGAAGACCCGCAACCCTAAGTCCCCATTTCTGCTTTCGCCTAAaacattgagagagagagagagagagagagagagagagagagagagagaaatgatTCTTGTGACTTTTCTCCCATAAAACATAAGGAGTTCCGGC is a genomic window of Brassica napus cultivar Da-Ae chromosome A2, Da-Ae, whole genome shotgun sequence containing:
- the LOC106413410 gene encoding uncharacterized protein LOC106413410; this translates as MDLPEFPPRMFTLGEEPDAIRSISYHSDDTKLFKALCDCLTADEYEDLKASKLGVFIKFKEIDFGWTSRLVHFMLSFQLDIKKKFELWSLVVSQLVRFSLIEFEYLTGLNCDYIKDLENPRCEVTTEMAAFWEKMRVDIDTGPSIDQITEAFYNSDEWSRDDRMRLGYLAIYAGYIEGKKFSSATSASLARLAKDLTQTGYTVDGFIQVLQVWAYYALPELGANYGSPVPNRPSPLLLAYKGGKRQRKFFKAAINKQTIVKNFVQKDFDEMFPKWDGDVDDPAADNIIKVMFNDPGWEWTMECWPVTGTRKVVKMEVIPVKNEVSPVKSESVVKEESIRPRKKARKGSSVSAEKPAAGSEGQQIEKTLKDISDAINLGFGTCLKELKLLADRIEAVEKKVGITNRGGSSDDRQLTTTSNPPKPVDEPGSESVNGAKAGQKEAKEPSLTTEPSSSRELCLVSPADDLPREDPSLLILDKQVSTASDLLVEEARRQTNKETALVNLRKKSVRERKLAPTQQTPFKGNSTAKQIIPNKQVGGGYDPFAPIDKMKSKELTAWVQKDP